The genomic interval NNNNNNNNNNNNNNNNNNNNNNNNNNNNNNNNNNNNNNNNNNNNNNNNNNNNNNNNNNNNNNNNNNNNNNNNNNNNNNNNNNNNNNNNNNNNNNNNNNNNNNNNNNNNNNNNNNNNNNNNNNNNNNNNNNNNNNNNNNNNNNNNNNNNNNNNNNNNNNNNNNNNNNNNNNNNNNNNNNNNNNNNNNNNNNNNNNNNNNNNNNNNNNNNNNNNNNNNNNNNNNNNNNNNNNNNNNNGCAAGTGAAATATTCTAtagaggcacataaaaagcaccatctgaacgtggccaatgccagtgccgccttgactggcttccgtgccgccagtggcatgtaaaaagcaccatctgatcgtggtcaatgccagctcctctggcccctgtgctggtggcacgtaaaagacacccactacactctcagagtgtttggcgttaggaagggcatccagctgtagaaacactgccagaacAGATTGAAGCCTGatgcaacctcctggcttcccagagcccagtcgaaccgtccaacccatgccagcatggaaaaccgacgatgatgatgatgatgaataattacatagatatacaaaaaacacCCCCAGCTAATATTAGTTTGATATTAGATAATCCAAGGGAATTAACTCAGTAATACACCGAGTCAACTAACAAAACGTTATGTATCGGTTTCTGGAAAGCAATATAGATATGGTCTATTACAGATTGAGAGCTTAGCTTCCTATCAATCAGAAGTGATAGAATTCACTTCATAATGCAAAAAGACATTAGATGCAGTTCATTACAATcatgaatataaaatacaatacttGTGAATGTAGTTGTTCTAATTTTGCTTTTGTAATAATTTCCAATAAAATTTTCATAGAATgcaacaataatttttatttgaaaaactcTTTAATTTTACAAGTACatgtatttagttatttttattacttaaatCTGTTTTAGGATTTACATCACAGAAACTTAAAATCCACACAGTTAAAATTAAAAAGGCCCATTCCACAAAGATCATGGTAGGCAGCAGACGTAATAATCTGGTCCAGAAGTTGGAATTGCAACCTCATGGTTCTAGGTTTGAACCACAGAATCTTGAGTACAGCTTGGAGTTGGACTCAGGAGTATGGAATTAGGTAAATGGAAACCGTgtagaagactgtcatatatgtatgcaataaccTTCACTGATGTACAAGATCATAAAAACAGAAATACTGGTCATAGACTCTTGCTTCTCACTCTCAGTCATGTAGTAATTAATGTAGTAATTAATCTAATGGAAACTTGTAACTAGCAACTTTACTGTTCATCAATTTTGATACGAAATTTTTAAAACCTAAGaaatttatgcaaaaaaaaaaaatctaaacataatacaacaattaaaaaaatcacCTCTAAAATTGGAATACTATAATCCATAAAACCTACCTTTCACTGCAGGCTTTTGGTTAACAATATTCCGCAACAAGAAAGCAGATTTTATTTTGAGCTTTTCAACATCAGCTTGCATAGCTCTCATCAAGTAAGAGAACCCATCTCTTTTGATAAAATTATCTTGTGCTGATGGTTCTTCTCGGCATAAACCTGTTGTAGATAAGAGGAAACCATTCAATagcaatgcatttttttttatacatatatatatattttttatttagagTTATGAtgcttcaatctctctctttcttgctgtatgtacatacacacacacacacacacacaaactgtcatctcttttaattgaataaatgcaCAAGAGCAGTGACAGTCAATAGTAAGATTGGTAGAGAATCAGACAAAATAACTTGTGGCATTTAGTtaaattttttaatgttctgagttcaaatcctattgtgATACATGTTGAATGTAAACCTCTCAAGACTGACAACATATATACTGGGGTGAGTGTAAATGACTATACTCTAGAAAATGATGCCCCAGCACAGTTATAGTACAAGGActtaaattaagaaaaaagtgCACTGGCTACATGATGAAGAAATTCACTTTGCCAATGTGGTTTGAAATTCAGTTCCATTGTCGAGTACCTTCAGCGAGTGATTTCTATTTAACTTCAAGCTGATGAACgacatgtgagtgaatttggtggatggagacTGTAGGAAGCttgtcatacatgtatatgtatgaacaagcTAATTTTTGATTAACAGTATTACCATATCTCTGTAGAGTTAACCTTGAGAGACATAGCTCCAATCGATCTAACACATTTAATAACAAATTAATGATGGCAATATAGCTTGAACACAGCTTAGATACAAGACTTAGAATAATTAAACTGTTCCACAAAACTAATGTCatctttttgagcatggccgttgccagtaccgtgtgactggccctcgtgccggtggcatgtaaaaacattcactacactctcggagtggttggcgttaggaagggcatccagctgtagaaactctaccagatcagattggagcctggtgcagcctgctggcttgccagtcgtcagtcaaatcgttcaacccatgctagcatggaaagcagacgttaaacgacgatgatgatgacgatgaatacATTAAATGTGTTAATTATATCTCAACTATTGTTGTTTTATGTGGATGGTGTCCCTGAGCAATTTATTTCACTAACGTATATTATAACTACCTTAAATATAATAACACTAACTTTATTTAATACTCTTTATTAAGTCCACAGAGCAGATAAACTGCTAAATAAGATAAGCTAGAGCAATATAAGTGTGAAATATGTCTCCAAGAGAAGCTTTAACAGATCACTCAGACTATACAAGTTGTAGCAAAGTATTTCCTTGAAGGATTAAAAAACACATTGGACAAGCTGATAGCAGTTGGAACACCTTTGGTTATTTGATAAAGATTGAATTAGGGTAAAAGAACAATACATTTTAAGTAGTGACAGCCTCTATTTGGCAGATAAATGGGCAACTTTAAAAACATATCAACTCGTTTGAGCTGTTCCAACATTTTATAATGTAAGAAAAGAAGCCTCTTACATGAAATAGCATGCAATGCCTTGATACGGACACTGGTAGTAGAATCATTGTCCAATACATCCATCATTGTGTTGAGTAACTCAGAATCTAATACTGCCTTCTGACAGAATGGGTTATTTTGAACAAGGGCTGCAATAAGGTCGAGTGTCCTCCAGCGTAATTCTGAATTAGGATCATGAAGAAGACTGGGCAGGATCTCAAAACCTccaattttaaagaaatctagaataaagagaaaacacaaaaatatgatGTAATTATAATTCTCAAACAAATTAActaaaaaagatattttcaagaTAAAAGAATTcttaacaaagacaaaaaaacccCACCCAAACGGTCAATGACATCAATCCCAAGTACCTGAcgaattctttattttatatagacAGTAAGCCTCATAGGTTATCTAACTTTGGAAATGCAGGATCAACTACACCCACCCAGGGTATATAGGATGAGTTACACTGCATCTACAAGGATATAATATGGATTACAGTTGGCTTCAGCTGGCCTCTACTCCTGATTATATTTGTACCACTCCCAGAACATTTTATGCATTTACCCTGGGCAATGCCCTTCTCCATGGGTGCACAGTGCATTCCCCACTACTGTGGACTTGGTTGATCTGTTGACTTGTGGAGCTTATGAGCCTTCATAATATACTTTGATCTCTTATGTTATTTCAGTGTTTGCGtattcacagatatacacacgtgtatatgttaatgcacatgtgtgtatattttgatgTACATGTAGAGGtttttgagtgtatatgtaagtatatatatatatatatatatatatatatatatatatatatatttaatatgtgtatgattgtattttgtatgtatatacagatatactctttactcttttatttgtttcagtcatttcactgtcgccatgctgcagcactgcctttagtcgagcaaatcgaccccaggacttattctttgtaagcctagtacttattcaatcggtctcttttgccgaactgctaagtttcagggacgtaaatacaacagcatcagttgtcaagcgatgttgaggggacaaacacagacacacacacacatatatacgacgggcttctttcagtttctgtctactaaatacactcacaaggctttggtcggcccgaggctatagttgaagacacttgcccaaggtgccacgcagcgggactgaacctggaaccatgtggtacataagcaagctacttaccacacagccactcctactttactcctttttatatatttgtgtatgtatgtatgtatattatattttatatgcatatatatgtattgtcttACACTGGATACTGAAGTGCAGTATAGAACCCATTACTCAGCCCAATTTTGGCTGCATGTCACACTTTACTGTGTCCCTTTTTttgatacatatacatcatcaaaatacatatgcacaggagtggctgtatggtgagaagcttgcttcccaaccacatggctccaggttcagtcccactgtgtggtaccttgggcaagtgtcgtctactatagcctcaagtcaaccaaagccttgagtggattcggtaggtggaaactgaaagaagcctgtcaaatatatatatatgtatttgtatgtttgtgtttgccacctcaccatcgtttgacaaccaaagctggtgtgtttacgtccctgtaacttagcagttcagcaaaagagaccgatagaataagtaataggcttacaaagaataagccctggggtcgatttgtgcgactaaaagcagtgctccggcatggccgcagttaaatgactgaaacaagtaaaagaatatatatcattactGTTCTTGGCTCACATGGGGCAGttggaattttgttgaggcaggttttctacaaccagaggtccttcctgtcactaacattCACTGTTTCCAAGAGAGATAATACTTTGctataaccagacatgtttttaagGAAGATTGGGTATGAAGTacaacaatgtttatatattagaacaaatataacaagagcactcagagagcgcaaacctccaccaaggcaataccaacgtcctctcaatgattagccagagatgatttttaaaacgagaatatctgaaataaactcgactgtttTCACAAGtatgaatactaaaaatgaacccgaccactctcaaaacttaagtaaaaaaactggaaaaataatccagaatctttgtccggtacctgatcaatcccaatggtagtcatggaatgtgaaggtggctatagaaaatttagtaacagcaATAAATAGCTtttccttatctaatacaagccaaagttaacaaattcaccattcaaaacagttacagcctaaagggagataattgagaaagacttgaaagttaacatAAGCTCGTAATcacgtaaagtaaatataacaaataatccagaatccttgtccagtgctgaatcgatcccaaaatctaatcagttcatgccagtcacaaggccaaacattcctgaaagtttcatccgaatccatccagcagttcttgagctATCTTgttcatggacaaacaaacaaatgtaactGAAAGCAAtacttccgccttcgctaaggcagaggtaataattgTTAATCCAACAAAGAAAACCTCTCTGCAATTGCCAgacctgctaaaaatatcagccaaataccACCATATCATTTTAAAATACGGAGAGGACACTTTCAATAATGAAATCAGTCCTAGATATCATTAAACCATTTGATACTAACCCACCGGAGAATGCCCTTCGTTCTATGATAGaaacttcttgttttaagaaTTATCTAAATTTTAACCTTCCAGcaaaatttttgttaatttatattccaaacttcAGCTAagaatgagaaaattattttacaaaattcagcATTAATTGTAAAAAAGGAAGGGTATTTCAATAAAACTTTGGAAAGGAAAGGGTTAAACTGATGGGtcagggctaaataacagcaacagtaatgaCAATATGAAAACAGTATTAGTTCTTATCAatgcaaaacaagtaaaagtgtaaatgtATAAGAATTCAAATTGGCAGATGACAAAAGCAGAACTCAAGAGATGAAGgcagttttttttacatatttgatAACAGAGCTACTTTGTTCAACTGAATTCAAAAACTCTATATAGTTTCTGTAGAAATAGtggcatcaaattttggcacacggccagctattttggggaggagtaagtcaattacatcaaccccagtgtctaactggtacttattttatcgatcccgaaagaaagaaaggcaaagtcaacctcagtggaatttgaactcaaaatgtaaggacagacgaaatgctatgaggaattttgcctggcatacaaATGATTCTACCATCTTGCTGCCTTAGTTTctgtagaaatatttattgaaagttcCTAAACTTAGGATAAGGTGCCATAGCCATGAAAAGGAAAGAACTCTTAGCATAAGAAAAATGAATTGAATATCACTTACCAATTGCAAAATCTATATATTCACACCATTCAAGCAATTCTTCAAGAGCAGCCTccttgtcatcatcttcattttcactATTTGGAGACTTTAGAATACGGATACATTCTTTCATACGCCTAACAGGACTCTCAGTCAAGCTATTGAGTGCTCCTTCCAGCCATTCACGATCCTAAAAgataaagaagacagaaaaatggttaatcaaaattagattttattatttatatctttaaataGAAGCAGCTATCTTTCTGATTTATTCAAAGAGACTATTAATATTCAGGTAAttcataaatgaaattattatgaaagaaagaaatcataaataaacgacaacaacgatgatttcaaactaaatttaaaatcttttatgtCAAAATCTATACTAGTtatataaaacattgaaaaaatgtAATTCTGTTTATGAAATGCTTAAAGCAAAGTTGTAATGCATTCAGTTTCatgaacaaattataaaataaatcagaATTTGTTTCATAAGACCAAAATATTATTTGCAAAAaggaaatattacatttttttgtatAGTCTTCAATAAGTTTCTCACCTTTTTACAAACTTACCCTCAATATATTCTGAGTACTGGACCCTCAAAAGGAGAATATTAACTCtcttaacccttttcataccaaccaACCAAGGACTGCCttagtttctttcttctttttttaaaaataaacttcttgttttaaattaaaactttccatcaaagtttcatattaatttgtcccaaacactagcttaaagGAGTCCTTTTTAcctgcaattttagggaaggagtaagttgattacgccaaccccagtgttcaactggcacttttTTTATTGACAGATAAAgctgaccccagcagaatttgaattcagagcattgaaagacagaagatacgctactaagcattttgtctgacacctTAACAGAACTGTCAGCTTGCAACTttacaccagcttaataatgacaaccttcatcatcatcatcatcatcgtttaacg from Octopus bimaculoides isolate UCB-OBI-ISO-001 chromosome 5, ASM119413v2, whole genome shotgun sequence carries:
- the LOC106882843 gene encoding hsp70-binding protein 1, with amino-acid sequence MPGDQREDRIPSNMKDLLKFCMENTKAEDAPSAGASQVNELGTEDREWLEGALNSLTESPVRRMKECIRILKSPNSENEDDDKEAALEELLEWCEYIDFAIDFFKIGGFEILPSLLHDPNSELRWRTLDLIAALVQNNPFCQKAVLDSELLNTMMDVLDNDSTTSVRIKALHAISCLCREEPSAQDNFIKRDGFSYLMRAMQADVEKLKIKSAFLLRNIVNQKPAVKGFKNFVSKLMNSKVASYKCLLAILTDHPRSLEDCKQPQLEFIEILQEKLKSLHGRDEFREELQYTKNILQMLGSSGSNSSSPVGCASSAGR